In one window of Gouania willdenowi chromosome 8, fGouWil2.1, whole genome shotgun sequence DNA:
- the LOC114468161 gene encoding myosin heavy chain, fast skeletal muscle, translating to MSTDAEMEQYGPAAIYLRKPERERIEAQTAPFDAKTAFFVVDADEMYLKGKLTKKEGGKATVDTDTGKTVTVKEDDIHPRNPPKFDKLEDMAMMTHLNEPCVLYNLKERYASWMIYTYSGLFCVVVNPYKWLPVYDSKVVEAYRGKKRIEAPPHIFSISDNAYQFMQTDRENQSVLITGESGAGKTVNTKRVIQYFATIAALGAKKSDQPQAQGKIQGSLEDQIVAANPLLESYGNAKTVRNDNSSRFGKFIRIHFGTTGKLASADIETYLLEKSRVTFQLSAERSYHIFYQLMTGHKPEILEGLLITTNPYDYPMISQGEITVKSINDVEEFIATDTAIDILGFNAEEKNGIYKLTGAVMHHGNMKFKQKQREEQAEPDGTEVADKIAYLLGLNSADMLKALCYPRVKVGNEMVTKGQTVPQVNNAVSALCKSVYEKMFLWMVIRINEMLDTKQPRNFFIGVLDIAGFEIFDYNSLEQLCINFTNEKLQQFFNQHMFVLEQEEYKKEGIEWEFIDFGMDLAACIELIEKPMGIFSILEEECMFPKASDTTFKNKLHDQHLGKTKAFEKPKPGKGKAEAHFALVHYAGTVDYNITGWLDKNKDPLNDSVVQLYQKSANKLLSFLYAAHAGSEEAAGAKKGGKKKGGSFQTVSAVFRENLGKLMTNLRSTHPHFVRCLIPNETKTPGLMENFLVIHQLRCNGVLEGIRICRKGFPSRILYGDFKQRYKVLNASVIPEGQFIDNKKASEKLLGSIDVDHTQYRFGHTKVFFKAGLLGTLEEMRDEKLASLVTMTQALCRGYVMRKEFVKMMERREAIYSIQYNVRSFMNVKNWPWLKLYFKIKPLLKSAETEKELQQMKENYDKMKNDLATALAKKKELEEKMISVLQEKNDLQLQVASEGENLSDAEERCEGLIKSKIQLEAKLKETTERLEDEEEINAELTAKKRKLEDECSELKKDIDDLELTLAKVEKEKHATENKVKNLTEEMASQDETIAKLTKEKKALQESHQQTLDDLQAEEDKVNTLTKAKTKLEQQVDDLEGSLEQEKKLRMDLERAKRKLEGDLKLAQETIMDLENDKQQSEEKIKKKEFETSQLLSKIEDEQSLGAQLQKKIKELQARIEELEEEIEAERAARAKVEKQRADLSRELEEISERLEEAGGATAAQIEMNKKREAEFQKLRRDLEESTLQHEATAAALRKKQADSVAELGEQIDNLQRVKQKLEKEKSEYKMEIDDLSSNMEAVAKSKGNLEKMCRTLEDQLSELKAKNDENVRQLNDVNAQKARLQTENGEYSRQLEEKEALVSQLTRGKQAFTQQIEEMKRHIEEEVKAKNALAHSVQSSRHDCDLLREQYEEEQEAKAELQRGMSKANSEVAQWRSKYETDAIQRTEELEEAKKKLAQRLQDAEESIEAVNSKCASLEKTKQRLQGEVEDLMIDVERANSLAANLDKKQRNFDKVLADWKQKYEEGQAELEGAQKEARSLSTELFKMKNSYEEALDQLETLKRENKNLQQEISDLTEQIGETGKSIHELEKAKKTIETEKAEVQTALEEAEGTLEHEEAKILRVQLELNQLKGEVDRKMAEKDEEMEQIKRNSQRVIDSMQSTLDAEVRSRNDALRVKKKMEGDLNEMEIQLSHANRQAAEAQKQLRNVQGQLKDAQLHLDDALRGQEDMKEQVAMVERRNGLMIAEIDELRAALEQTERGRKVAEQELVDASERVGLLHSQNTSLINTKKKLESDLVQVQGEVDDAVQEARNAEEKAKKAITDAAMMAEELKKEQDTSAHLERMKKNLEVTVKDLQHRLDEAENLAMKGGKKQLQKLESRVRELEGEVESEQRRGADAVKGVRKYERRVKELTYQTEEDKKNVTRLQDLVDKLQLKVKTYKRQAEEAEEQANNHMSRLRKVQHEQEEALERADIAESQVNKMRAKSRDIGKADISE from the exons ATGAGCACGGACGCAGAAATGGAGCAGTACGGCCCGGCGGCCATCTACCTCCGGAAGCCAGAAAGGGAGAGGATTGAGGCCCAGACGGCTCCATTTGATgctaaaactgcattttttgtGGTTGATGCTGATGAGATGTACCTCAAGGGAAAACTGACGAAAAAGGAGGGTGGCAAAGCCACAGTTGATACTGACACAGGAAAG ACTGTCACGGTTAAGGAAGATGACATCCATCCCAGGAATCCTCCAAAGTTTGACAAACTTGAGGACATGGCCATGATGACCCACCTCAATGAACCTTGCGTGTTGTATAACCTCAAAGAGCGTTATGCATCATGGATGATCTAC ACCTACTCTGGATTGTTCTGTGTCGTCGTGAACCCCTACAAGTGGCTTCCAGTGTACGATTCCAAGGTTGTGGAAGCATACAGAGGCAAGAAGAGGATTGAGGCTCCACCCCACATCTTCTCTATCTCTGACAATGCCTATCAGTTCATGCAAACAG aCCGTGAGAACCAGTCTGTCCTTATTAC CGGAGAATCTGGTGCTGGAAAGACTGTTAACACCAAGCGTGTCATCCAGTACTTTGCAACAATTGCTGCACTTGGAGCGAAGAAAAGTGACCAGCCACAAGCTCAAGGCAAAATTCAG GGCTCCCTTGAGGACCAGATTGTTGCAGCCAACCCTCTTCTGGAATCCTATGGTAACGCCAAGACTGTGAGGAATGACAACTCGTCTCGTTTT GGTAAATTTATCAGAATTCACTTTGGTACAACTGGCAAGCTGGCCTCCGCTGATATTGAAACAT ATCTGCTGGAGAAGTCTCGCGTCACATTCCAGCTGTCTGCTGAGAGGAGCTACCATATCTTCTATCAGCTGATGACCGGCCACAAACCTGAGATTCTGG AGGGTCTTCTGATCACCACTAACCCTTATGACTATCCCATGATCAGTCAGGGTGAAATTACAGTCAAGAGCATTAATGACGTGGAGGAGTTCATTGCAACTGAT ACTGCTATTGATATCTTGGGTTTCAATGCTGAGGAGAAAAATGGCATCTACAAGCTGACTGGTGCTGTGATGCATCATGGTAACATGAAATTCAAGCAGAAGCAGCGTGAGGAGCAGGCTGAGCCTGACGGCACAGAGG TGGCTGATAAAATTGCTTACCTACTGGGCTTGAACTCTGCTGACATGCTAAAAGCTCTGTGCTACCCAAGAGTCAAGGTCGGAAATGAGATGGTGACCAAAGGTCAAACCGTCCCACAG GTGAACAATGCTGTCAGTGCTTTGTGCAAGTCTGTCTATGAGAAAATGTTCTTGTGGATGGTCATCCGTATCAATGAGATGCTGGACACAAAGCAGCCCAGAAACTTCTTCATTGGAGTGCTGGATATCGCTGGATTTGAGATCTTTGAT TACAACAGCTTGGAACAGCTCTGCATCAACTTCACCAATGAGAAACTGCAACAGTTTTTCAACCAGCACATGTTCGTTCTGGAGCAAGAGGAGTACAAGAAAGAGGGCATTGAATGGGAGTTCATTGACTTTGGTATGGACTTGGCTGCCTGTATTGAGCTTATTGAGAAG CCAATGGGCATCTTCTCCATCCTTGAAGAGGAGTGCATGTTCCCCAAGGCTTCTGATACAACCTTCAAAAACAAGCTTCATGATCAGCATCTTGGGAAGACCAAAGCCTTTGAGAAGCCAAAGCCTGGAAAGGGCAAAGCTGAGGCTCACTTTGCTCTAGTTCACTATGCTGGTACAGTGGACTACAACATCACTGGCTGGCTGGACAAGAACAAGGACCCACTGAATGACTCTGTGGTTCAGCTGTACCAGAAGTCTGCAAACAAACTGCTTTCCTTCTTGTATGCAGCCCATGCTGGTTCTGAGG AAGCAGCAGGTGCCAAGAAAGGTGGTAAGAAGAAGGGTGGTTCCTTCCAGACTGTGTCTGCTGTTTTCAGG GAGAACTTGGGCAAACTGATGACCAACTTGAGAAGCACTCATCCTCACTTTGTCCGTTGCTTGATTCCCAATGAAACAAAGACCCCAG GTCTCATGGAGAACTTCTTGGTCATCCATCAGCTGAGGTGTAATGGTGTGCTGGAAGGCATTAGAATCTGCAGAAAGGGCTTTCCCAGCAGAATCCTCTATGGTGACTTCAAGCAGAG ATACAAAGTTCTAAATGCCAGTGTCATCCCTGAGGGACAGTTCATTGACAACAAGAAGGCTTCTGAGAAACTACTGGGATCCATTGATGTGGACCACACTCAGTACAGATTTGGCCACACCAAG GTGTTCTTCAAAGCCGGTCTGCTGGGTACACTTGAAGAGATGCGAGATGAGAAACTGGCTTCACTGGTGACAATGACTCAGGCCCTCTGTAGAGGATATGTGATGAGGAAGGAGTTTGTTAAGATGATGGAAAGAAG AGAAGCTATCTACAGCATCCAGTACAATGTTCGTTCATTCATGAATGTCAAAAATTGGCCCTGGCTGAAACTGTACTTCAAGATCAAGCCTCTTCTGAAGAGTGCTGAGACTGAAAAGGAGCTGCAACAGATGAAGGAGAACtatgacaaaatgaaaaatgatctAGCTACTGCTCTCGCCAAGAAGAAAGAATTGGAAGAGAAGATGATTTCTGTGCTGCAGGAGAAAAATGACCTGCAACTTCAAGTGGCATCT GAAGGTGAGAATCTCTCCGATGCTGAGGAAAGATGTGAAGGACTGATTAAGAGCAAGATCCAGCTCGAGGCCAAACTCAAAGAGACCACTGAGAGactggaggatgaggaggaaatTAACGCTGAACTCACTGCCAAGAAGAGAAAGTTGGAAGATGAATGCTCAGAGctgaagaaagacattgatgaCTTGGAGCTGACCTTGGCCAAAGTGGAGAAGGAGAAACATGCTACTGAAAACAAG GTGAAAAACCTGACAGAGGAGATGGCATCCCAAGATGAAACCATTGCCAAGCTGACCAAGGAGAAGAAGGCCCTCCAGGAGTCTCACCAGCAAACACTGGATGACCTCCAGGCAGAGGAAGACAAAGTCAACACTTTGACAAAGGCCAAAACGAAGCTGGAACAGCAAGTAGATGAT CTTGAGGGCTCATTGGAGCAAGAGAAGAAGCTTCGCATGGACCTTGAGAGAGCCAAGAGGAAGCTTGAAGGAGACCTGAAACTGGCCCAGGAAACCATAATGGATCTGGAGAATGATAAACAGCAATCTGAAGAGAAAATTAAGAA AAAGGAGTTTGAAACAAGTCAACTTCTCAGCAAGATTGAGGATGAACAGTCCCTCGGTGCTCAGCTTCAGAAGAAGATCAAGGAGCTCCAG GCTCGTATTGAGGAGCTAGAAGAGGAGATAGAAGCTGAGAGAGCTGCTCGTGCTAAAGTAGAGAAGCAGAGAGCTGACCTGTCCAGGGAGCTGGAGGAGATCAGCGAGAGGCTTGAGGAAGCTGGTGGAGCTACAGCTGCGCAGATTGAAATGAACAAGAAGCGTGAAGCTGAGTTCCAGAAGCTGCGTCGTGACCTTGAAGAATCCACTCTGCAACATGAAGCTACTGCAGCAGCCCTCCGCAAGAAGCAGGCCGACAGTGTTGCAGAGCTGGGCGAGCAGATCGACAACCTCCAGCGTGTCAAGCAGAagctggagaaggagaagagcgAGTACAAGATGGAGATTGATGACCTCTCCAGCAACATGGAGGCTGTTGCCAAGTCAAAA GgcaatttggaaaaaatgtgcagaactCTTGAGGATCAGCTGAGTGAGCTCAAAGCCAAGAACGATGAGAACGTTCGCCAGCTGAACGATGTCAATGCTCAAAAGGCCAGGCTTCAGACTGAGAATG GTGAGTATTCTCGCCAGCTTGAAGAAAAGGAAGCTCTTGTATCCCAGCTGACCAGAGGCAAACAGGCCTTCACTCAGCAGATTGAGGAGATGAAGAGGCACATTGAAGAGGAAGTGAAG GCTAAGAATGCTCTGGCCCACAGTGTTCAGTCATCTCGCCATGACTGTGATCTGCTTAGAGAGCAGTATGAGGAAGAGCAGGAGGCCAAGGCTGAGCTGCAAAGAGGAATGTCAAAGGCCAACAGTGAGGTGGCtcagtggagatcaaaatatGAGACTGATGCTATTCAGCGCACTGAGGAGCTAGAGGAGGCTAA GAAGAAGCTCGCCCAGCGCTTGCAAGATGCTGAAGAGTCTATTGAGGCAGTCAACTCTAAGTGTGCCTCCCTGGAAAAGACCAAACAGAGGCTGCAAGGTGAGGTGGAGGACCTCATGATTGATGTGGAAAGAGCTAATTCTCTGGCTGCCAACCTTGACAAGAAGCAGAGGAACTTTGATAAG GTTCTGGCAGATTGGAAGCAAAAGTATGAGGAGGGCCAGGCAGAACTGGAAGGAGCCCAAAAGGAGGCTCGCTCTCTCAGCACTGAACTGTTCAAGATGAAGAACTCCTACGAGGAGGCTTTGGACCAACTGGAGACATTGAAGAGAGAGAACAAGAATCTGCAGC AGGAGATCTCCGACTTGACTGAACAGATTGGTGAGACCGGGAAGAGCATCCACGAGCTGGAGAAAGCCAAGAAGACAATAGAAACTGAAAAGGCAGAAGTCCAGACTGCCCTGGAAGAAGCTGAG GGAACTCTGGAGCATGAGGAAGCCAAGATTCTCCGTGTTCAGCTTGAGCTCAACCAACTCAAAGGTGAGGTTGACAGGAAGATGgcagagaaggacgaggagatgGAGCAGATCAAGAGGAACAGCCAGAGGGTGATTGACTCCATGCAGAGCACGCTTGATGCTGAAGTCAGAAGCAGGAATGATGCCCTCAGAGTCAAGAAGAAGATGGAGGGAGACCTCAATGAGATGGAGATTCAGCTGAGCCACGCCAACAGGCAGGCTGCTGAGGCTCAGAAACAACTGAGGAATGTCCAGGGACAGCTTAAG GATGCCCAACTGCACCTTGATGATGCTCTCAGAGGACAGGAGGACATGAAGGAGCAGGTTGCCATGGTGGAGCGCAGAAATGGTCTGATGATAGCTGAGATTGATGAGTTAAGAGCTGCCTTGGAGCAGACAGAGAGAGGACGTAAAGTGGCTGAGCAGGAGCTGGTTGATGCCAGTGAGAGAGTCGGACTGCTTCACTCTCAG AACACCAGCCTTATTAACACCAAGAAGAAGCTGGAATCTGACCTTGTTCAAGTTCAGGGTGAAGTGGATGATGCTGTGCAGGAAGCAAGAAATGCTGAGGAGAAGGCCAAAAAGGCCATCACTGat GCTGCCATGATGGCAGAGGAGCTGAAGAAAGAGCAGGACACCAGCGCTCATCTGGAGAGGATGAAGAAGAACCTGGAGGTCACAGTCAAAGATCTGCAGCACCGTCTGGATGAAGCTGAGAACCTCGCCATGAAGGGTGGCAAAAAGCAGCTCCAGAAACTGGAGTCCAGG GTTCGTGAACTTGAGGGTGAAGTTGAATCTGAACAGAGACGTGGAGCTGATGCTGTTAAAGGTGTCCGCAAATATGAGAGGAGAGTCAAGGAGCTCACCTACCAG ACTGAAGAGGACAAGAAGAATGTGACCAGGCTTCAGGATCTGGTGGATAAGCTGCAGCTCAAAGTCAAGACTTACAAGAGACAGGCTGAAGAGGCT GAGGAGCAGGCCAACAATCACATGTCCAGACTGAGAAAGGTTCAGCATGAGCAGGAGGAAGCCCTGGAGCGCGCTGACATTGCTGAATCTCAGGTCAACAAAATGAGAGCCAAGAGCCGAGATATTGGAAAG GCTGACATTTCTGAGTAA